In Alteribacter keqinensis, the sequence AGTAGGCTCAAACGTCTTACAATCCGTCTCTTCCTGTCGGGAAGCACTTTTCCCTTTGTGGCTGACCACAAAAATCTCAGAAGCACCGCAACGCTGCCCTTCCATATTGTGTACGCAGTTGTTTACCTCACATAATACATCCTGTGCCATCCGTATTCACCCCCTCCCTTATAGGGTGGCTGATTTTTTCAAGGTAATACCGGTTCATCATTGCCAGTAATCACATCAAAGGCAAACTTTTCAATTTATTCGGAACACGAAATATGATAGGATGAAAAAAACAAAGTCTCGAGAGGAGCTTACTTAATGGTTAATTTCGACAGTCAGCACTACCCTTATCCTTCACAACGAATGGTTACATACGCACGAAACGGCATGGTTGCCACATCCCAGCCCCTCGCATCCCAGGCAGGCCTCGACATCCTGAAAAAAGGCGGCAATGCCATCGACGCTGCAATTGCCACAGCCGCCTGTCTCACCGTGGTCGAACCCACATCCAACGGCATCGGCGGAGACGCATTCGCCCTCGTCTGGACAAAAGGGGAACTCCACGGCCTGAACGCAAGCGGTCCCGCACCGGCTACCGCTTCCATTGAAGAAGTGAAAAAGAAAGGCCACAACGAAATCCCGACTTTCGGCCTCACTCCCGTAACGGTCCCCGGAGCTCCGGCAGCGTGGGCCGAATTATCGGAAAAGTTCGGCAAGTTGCCCCTCATGGACGTCCTCGCACCTGCTGTGAAATACGCCCGTGAAGGCTACCCCCTAAGCCCGACTCTCGCCTTTTACTGGGAAAAAGCCGAGCACGCCTTC encodes:
- a CDS encoding DUF1540 domain-containing protein; this encodes MAQDVLCEVNNCVHNMEGQRCGASEIFVVSHKGKSASRQEETDCKTFEPTDLG